From Permianibacter aggregans, a single genomic window includes:
- the coxB gene encoding cytochrome c oxidase subunit II encodes MSFLSKLKAGLGSAALLSMTAVQAADSSLNMREGVTVISRDAYSHHNMTMLVMLIIAILVFGAMAYAMVKFRRSAHPKPATWSHSTLLEVIWTAIPFIILIALAVPATRMLIEHEDTSEADMSVVVRGYQWKWRYTYQDTGLEYFSNLSTPRDKFINSDSLSENPFKAVGNVIKGGVITAGNKPTEKDENYLLEVDNELVLPIGKKIRFLITAEDVIHSWWVPDFGIKKDAIPGFVNESWARIEEPGIYRGVCAELCGKDHGFMPIVVRAVSAEEYDSWMAKKLEEKRAAEEAAAAAAAANWSLEDLMAEGEKVYNRVCAACHKPDGTGLPPTFPALKGSAMAVNPDQVNDHINIVVYGKAGSMMQAFGAQLSDLELAAVITYERNAWGNNTGQVVQPADIAAVKQGK; translated from the coding sequence ATGTCTTTTTTGAGCAAGCTCAAAGCCGGGCTCGGTAGCGCGGCATTGTTGTCGATGACAGCAGTGCAAGCGGCTGATTCCTCGCTGAACATGCGCGAAGGTGTCACCGTCATCAGCCGCGATGCATACAGCCACCACAACATGACCATGTTAGTGATGCTGATCATCGCGATTCTGGTGTTTGGTGCCATGGCCTACGCGATGGTCAAGTTCCGCCGTTCCGCGCATCCAAAGCCGGCGACCTGGTCGCACAGCACCCTGTTGGAAGTGATCTGGACGGCCATTCCGTTCATCATCCTGATTGCGCTGGCGGTGCCGGCCACTCGGATGCTGATTGAGCACGAAGACACCTCCGAAGCGGACATGAGCGTTGTGGTCCGTGGCTATCAGTGGAAATGGCGTTATACCTATCAAGATACCGGCTTGGAGTATTTCTCCAATTTGTCGACGCCACGCGATAAGTTCATCAACTCTGACAGCTTGAGCGAAAACCCGTTTAAAGCCGTTGGCAACGTCATCAAAGGCGGTGTCATTACTGCCGGTAACAAGCCAACGGAAAAAGACGAAAACTACCTGCTGGAAGTCGATAACGAGTTAGTGCTGCCAATCGGCAAGAAAATTCGTTTCCTGATTACCGCCGAAGACGTGATTCACTCCTGGTGGGTTCCGGATTTCGGTATCAAGAAAGATGCGATTCCCGGCTTCGTCAACGAATCCTGGGCGCGTATTGAGGAGCCGGGCATCTATCGTGGCGTCTGCGCCGAACTGTGCGGTAAAGACCACGGCTTCATGCCTATCGTTGTTCGTGCCGTTAGTGCCGAAGAATACGATTCCTGGATGGCGAAAAAGCTGGAAGAAAAACGCGCTGCTGAAGAAGCCGCCGCTGCTGCCGCAGCCGCCAACTGGTCGCTGGAAGATCTGATGGCCGAAGGCGAAAAAGTCTACAACCGCGTTTGCGCTGCCTGTCACAAGCCGGACGGTACCGGTCTGCCACCGACCTTCCCGGCGCTGAAAGGCTCCGCTATGGCGGTCAACCCGGATCAGGTCAATGACCACATCAATATCGTCGTTTACGGCAAAGCCGGTTCGATGATGCAGGCTTTCGGTGCTCAGCTGTCCGATTTGGAGCTGGCTGCCGTGATCACTTATGAGCGTAATGCCTGGGGCAACAACACCGGTCAGGTGGTGCAGCCAGCAGATATCGCCGCCGTTAAACAAGGTAAATAA
- a CDS encoding YiiD C-terminal domain-containing protein, whose translation MSPTELTALLHREIPLAAAIGLRVENLSEHGLQVSGPFAANQNLHGTLFAGSIYCFATLASWTLVHALCQEAGLAAAVVLQEGNIRYLKPITDQPQALANMPEPAAKARFLQMLRERGKGRLSVEATLTQNGEPAAVFIGQFVAVREHES comes from the coding sequence GTGTCCCCTACTGAACTCACCGCCTTGCTGCATCGCGAAATCCCTTTGGCTGCCGCCATAGGCCTTCGTGTCGAAAATTTGAGCGAACATGGGCTGCAGGTTAGCGGCCCGTTTGCTGCCAATCAAAACCTGCACGGCACGCTGTTCGCCGGCAGCATTTATTGTTTTGCCACGCTCGCTAGCTGGACGTTGGTACATGCACTGTGCCAGGAAGCCGGCCTGGCGGCGGCCGTCGTGCTACAGGAAGGCAACATCCGTTACCTGAAACCCATCACCGATCAGCCGCAGGCGCTGGCCAACATGCCGGAACCCGCAGCGAAAGCCCGCTTTCTGCAGATGCTGCGCGAACGCGGCAAGGGCCGGCTCAGCGTTGAAGCAACGTTGACCCAGAACGGCGAGCCAGCGGCGGTTTTTATCGGCCAGTTTGTCGCGGTAAGGGAACATGAGTCATGA
- the ctaD gene encoding cytochrome c oxidase subunit I has translation MGAHAQAHDHHDHDHKPTGIKRWLFTTNHKDIGSMYLWFAFAMFLLGGFMALMIRAELFQPGLQFFEPNFFNQMTTVHGLIMVFGAVMPAFTGLANWMIPLMIGAPDMALPRMNNWSFWILPFAFALLVLSLFMEGGGPNFGWTFYAPLSTTYGPPSTDFFIFSVHIMGLSSIMGAINVIVTVMNMRAPGMTLMKMPLFVWTWLITAFLLIMVMPVLAGAVTMMLTDRHFGTDFFNAAGGGDPVLFQHVFWFFGHPEVYIMILPSFGIASAIIPAFARKPLFGYSSMVYATASIAFLSFVVWAHHMFTTGMPLAGELFFMYATMLIAVPTGVKIFNWVATMWEGSMTFEAPMLFAIAFVVLFTIGGFSGVMLAMAPVDFQYHDTYFVVAHFHYVLFPGAIFGTIAAAYYWLPKWTGHMYHEGLAKWHFWLSIIFVNLTFFPMHFSGLAGMQRRVPDYNIMFADFNMLSTIGAFGLGIVQLLFLYIVVKCIKGGEKAPAKPWEGAHGLEWTVPSPAPYHTFSTPPKVTDENAHS, from the coding sequence ATGGGCGCACACGCACAGGCTCACGATCATCACGATCATGACCACAAGCCAACCGGTATCAAGCGTTGGCTGTTCACGACCAACCACAAGGACATCGGTTCGATGTACCTGTGGTTCGCGTTTGCCATGTTCCTGCTCGGCGGGTTCATGGCGCTGATGATCCGCGCGGAATTGTTCCAGCCGGGTCTGCAATTCTTTGAGCCGAACTTCTTCAACCAGATGACGACCGTACACGGCCTGATCATGGTGTTCGGTGCCGTTATGCCGGCCTTCACCGGTTTGGCTAACTGGATGATCCCGTTGATGATTGGTGCGCCTGACATGGCGCTGCCACGCATGAACAACTGGTCGTTCTGGATTCTGCCTTTCGCTTTTGCGCTGCTGGTGCTGAGCTTGTTCATGGAAGGCGGTGGTCCGAACTTCGGCTGGACGTTCTACGCGCCGCTGTCAACCACTTATGGTCCGCCCAGCACTGACTTCTTCATTTTCTCGGTGCATATCATGGGTCTGTCCTCAATCATGGGCGCGATCAACGTTATCGTTACCGTGATGAACATGCGTGCCCCTGGCATGACGCTGATGAAAATGCCGTTATTCGTTTGGACATGGCTGATCACCGCGTTCCTGCTGATCATGGTTATGCCGGTTCTGGCCGGTGCGGTCACGATGATGCTGACCGATCGCCATTTCGGCACCGACTTCTTCAATGCCGCCGGCGGTGGTGACCCGGTTCTGTTCCAGCACGTGTTCTGGTTCTTCGGTCACCCTGAGGTGTACATCATGATTCTGCCGAGCTTTGGTATTGCCTCGGCGATCATTCCAGCGTTTGCCCGCAAGCCGCTGTTCGGTTACAGCTCGATGGTCTACGCGACTGCATCGATCGCGTTTCTGTCGTTCGTCGTCTGGGCCCACCACATGTTCACGACCGGCATGCCGCTGGCCGGTGAGCTGTTCTTCATGTACGCGACCATGCTGATTGCGGTGCCAACCGGCGTCAAAATCTTCAACTGGGTAGCGACGATGTGGGAAGGCTCAATGACCTTCGAAGCGCCGATGCTGTTTGCCATCGCGTTCGTCGTGCTGTTCACCATTGGTGGTTTCTCCGGCGTTATGCTGGCGATGGCACCGGTTGACTTCCAGTATCACGACACCTACTTCGTGGTTGCCCACTTCCACTACGTGCTGTTCCCGGGCGCCATCTTTGGTACCATCGCGGCTGCCTACTACTGGCTGCCGAAATGGACTGGCCACATGTATCACGAAGGCCTGGCCAAGTGGCATTTCTGGCTCAGCATCATTTTCGTCAACCTGACCTTCTTCCCGATGCACTTCTCGGGTCTGGCTGGCATGCAACGCCGAGTACCTGACTACAACATCATGTTCGCCGACTTCAACATGCTGAGCACCATTGGTGCCTTCGGCCTCGGTATTGTGCAGTTGTTGTTCCTGTACATCGTCGTCAAGTGCATCAAAGGCGGCGAAAAAGCGCCGGCCAAACCGTGGGAAGGTGCCCATGGTCTGGAGTGGACGGTGCCGAGCCCGGCGCCTTACCACACCTTCAGCACGCCACCGAAAGTGACTGACGAAAACGCTCACAGTTAA